GCGAAGAAATTCGAAGTTGAAAATGTCGAGCTTGCCGGAGGAGATCATCTACAATGAAATTCTATTGAGGTTACCAGTGAAATCATTACTAAAATGCAAGTCTGTCTGCAAGAATTGGTATGCCCTGATCTCTACCTCTGATTTTGTTAAATTGCACCTTCATTTTACTACCCAGAGAAACAACCCTATTCTCATGCTTCAAGGTCCTTCTTCTGATAGGGACTTTTACTCCATTGATTATGATTCATTAACATCATCAGTATGTGATTTTGAAGATGCTGTTATTGAAATGGATTACCCATTCAAATCTTCTTTACATTACGATGTTCGATTGGTGGGATCATGTAATGGTTTGGTTTGCATACGGGTGGTTGATTCTGATGgagattttctttgtttttggaaCCCAACCACAAGAGAATACAAAGAAATACCTGAATCACCAATTGTAATGAATAGCATCTGTGCTTTGGGGTATGATCACAAGAATGATGATTACAAATTGGCTATAGGTGTGCTTCAGAGAACCACGGATACTACTCTAGTCCAAGTCTACACATTGGCATCAAATTCATGGAAACCTGGGCAAACTGTACCTTATGGGTTTCCTAATTTTATGCAAAGACATGGTGTGCTTTTTAATGGAGACCTTCACTGGTTGGCTGTAGCTCAAGATAAGTTTTGCTTACTCTCTTTTGATATCAGTGATGAGAGTTTCAAAGAACTACAACTACCACCGAAAGAACTTTTGGAGAAGAATAAGAATACATGTATGATTCTGGGAGTGTTGGAAGGGTGCCTTTGCATACTTGTCAACTCATATGCTAATGGTATTTGGATTCATTGTGAAGTATGGAAGATGCTGGATTATGGAGTTCAAGAATCTTGGACTAGACGCTATATCATTACTCGTGAGAGCATCATCTCGGaccatattttatttttaagtccTTTATGGTCTTTAGAGAATGGTAAGATTCTATTCAAGAGCTATGGTAAGCTAGTTTTGTATGACCCAGAACATAGAAGTGCTAGAGAGCTAAATAAACATAGTAATTTCACCAGGCTTGCCGTTAATTATTTTGAAAGTTTAGTTTCTCTTCAGTCTCGTACTTATGTTGGGGGAGAAGCGCGAATAGAGGAATAAAGAGAACCCGAAGAAGATTAAGtctcagaagaaagaaaaagtggGGAAATTGAATATGTTATAGGTTCTTGATGTTGCTATATTCCTGCAATTAAGTAAATTACCAGTGAGTTATAAAATTATTACTGTAATATGTTTGTCTTTTATTTTCAGACCCTTAATGTATACCATGGATTCCTTAAAATTAGTAATATGTTGTCTCCAATTTAGAGTAAGATCATTCTTAATAGACTTTCAGGTTATTCTTTTTGCCGTTCCGTAGATTTTTTATATGCTTTCATGCTTTTGTTCTTTCTGTTGTATTATAATTCATCAGCTTTCGTTATGCGATTGCGACTATGTTTGTGCCTGCAGCCAAGGTGGAACTTTAATGGCATATTATAAAGAGgttaaaaagattttatttctACTATAAGTGGATGGCACAAACTTAGATAGACATTAGCTTGGAATTGGAGCTAGACGTCATAGAACCGGATGAAATTGCCAACTCAAAAGAGGATAAAGTTTTCTTCTGATTTCCTTGGATTTTGATGTGAATCTAGTCGGCTATAGACCAGTTCATATGACTCATATGATTCCAAATCTATCTTTGCTTccgtttttgtttatttttgcagGCTGATGAACTAGAGCAC
This genomic stretch from Papaver somniferum cultivar HN1 chromosome 5, ASM357369v1, whole genome shotgun sequence harbors:
- the LOC113283988 gene encoding F-box protein CPR1-like, which gives rise to MSSLPEEIIYNEILLRLPVKSLLKCKSVCKNWDFYSIDYDSLTSSVCDFEDAVIEMDYPFKSSLHYDVRLVGSCNGLVCIRVVDSDGDFLCFWNPTTREYKEIPESPIVMNSICALGYDHKNDDYKLAIGVLQRTTDTTLVQVYTLASNSWKPGQTVPYGFPNFMQRHGVLFNGDLHWLAVAQDKFCLLSFDISDESFKELQLPPKELLEKNKNTCMILGVLEGCLCILVNSYANGIWIHCEVWKMLDYGVQESWTRRYIITRESIISDHILFLSPLWSLENGKILFKSYGKLVLYDPEHRSARELNKHSNFTRLAVNYFESLVSLQSRTYVGGEARIEE